The following are from one region of the Pectobacterium actinidiae genome:
- the gltX gene encoding glutamate--tRNA ligase, whose translation MKIKTRFAPSPTGYLHVGGARTALYSWLFARHQGGEFVLRIEDTDLERSTQDAIDAIMDGMNWLSLNWDEGPYYQTKRFDRYNAVIDQMLENGTAYKCYCSKERLEALREKQMENGEKPRYDGCCRGSHEHHADNEPHVVRFLNPQEGSVIFNDRIRGPIEFSNQELDDLIIRRTDGSPTYNFCVVIDDWDMEITHVIRGEDHINNTPRQINILKALGAPVPDYAHVSMILGDDGKKLSKRHGAVGVMQYRDDGYLPEALLNYLVRLGWSSGDQEIFSIDEMKSLFSLDAVSKSASAFNTEKLQWLNHHYINHLPAEYVATHLSWHIEQAGIDTRTGPQLSELVGLLGERCKTLKEMADSCRYFYEDFAEFDADAAKKHLRPVARQPLELVREKLAAMTNWTAENIHHAIQGTADELGQGMGKVGMPLRVAVTGAGQSPGVDVTVHAIGQQRSLARIDKALAFIAEREAQQ comes from the coding sequence ATGAAAATCAAAACCCGTTTCGCCCCTAGTCCTACTGGCTATCTTCACGTCGGCGGCGCTCGCACCGCACTGTACTCTTGGCTGTTTGCCCGTCATCAGGGCGGCGAATTCGTGCTGCGTATTGAAGATACCGATCTGGAGCGTTCAACTCAGGACGCGATTGATGCCATTATGGATGGTATGAACTGGCTGAGCCTGAACTGGGATGAAGGCCCGTACTACCAAACTAAACGCTTTGACCGTTACAACGCCGTTATTGACCAGATGCTGGAAAACGGTACGGCATATAAATGCTATTGCTCTAAAGAACGTCTGGAAGCGCTGCGTGAAAAGCAGATGGAAAACGGCGAAAAACCACGTTACGACGGCTGTTGCCGTGGTTCTCACGAACATCATGCTGATAATGAGCCGCACGTTGTGCGTTTCCTCAACCCGCAGGAAGGCTCGGTCATCTTCAATGACCGCATCCGCGGGCCGATTGAATTCAGCAATCAGGAGCTCGATGACCTGATTATCCGTCGTACTGACGGTTCACCGACCTACAATTTCTGTGTCGTTATCGATGACTGGGATATGGAAATCACGCACGTTATCCGTGGTGAAGACCATATCAACAACACGCCGCGCCAGATCAACATCCTGAAAGCGCTGGGCGCACCCGTGCCAGACTATGCGCATGTGTCGATGATTCTGGGCGACGATGGTAAGAAATTGTCCAAACGTCACGGCGCTGTCGGTGTGATGCAATACCGTGATGACGGTTATCTGCCGGAAGCACTTCTGAACTATCTGGTGCGTTTAGGCTGGTCGTCTGGCGATCAGGAAATCTTCTCTATTGATGAGATGAAGTCTCTGTTCTCTTTGGATGCTGTCAGCAAATCGGCGAGCGCCTTCAACACTGAGAAGCTGCAATGGTTAAATCATCATTACATTAACCATTTACCCGCAGAATACGTGGCAACGCATCTGTCATGGCATATTGAACAGGCTGGGATTGATACCCGTACCGGTCCGCAATTGAGTGAACTGGTTGGTTTACTGGGCGAACGTTGCAAAACGCTGAAAGAAATGGCGGATTCCTGCCGTTATTTCTATGAAGATTTTGCTGAGTTTGACGCCGATGCGGCGAAGAAACACCTGCGCCCGGTTGCGCGTCAGCCGCTTGAACTGGTGCGCGAGAAATTGGCCGCGATGACGAACTGGACGGCTGAGAACATCCATCACGCCATTCAGGGCACGGCGGATGAACTGGGTCAGGGCATGGGCAAAGTCGGGATGCCGCTGCGCGTTGCGGTCACGGGTGCTGGCCAGTCTCCAGGCGTTGACGTTACGGTGCACGCGATTGGTCAACAGCGTTCGCTGGCGCGTATTGATAAAGCACTGGCGTTCATTGCCGAGCGCGAAGCGCAGCAGTAA
- a CDS encoding sulfate ABC transporter substrate-binding protein — protein MRRLGLSVATAALLFSGVASAATELLNVSYDPTRELYQQYNAAFIKHWKATTGEDITIKNSHGGSGKQARSVIDGLQADVVTLALAGDIDALNLNQQLIDPKWQARLPDNSTPYTSTIVFLVRKGNPKQIKDWNDLVKPGVEVITPNPKTSGGARWNFLAAWAYAKAQPGGNDETALKFVTELYRHAPVLDTGARGATISFVQRQLGDVLLAWENEAYLSLQEQGGDQLEIVTPSLSILAEPPVAVVDKVVERKGTQKQAEAYLQYLYSDEAQRIIGKNFYRPRNAKIAEEFKDQFAPVNLVTIDKDFGGWKAAQDKFFNDGGVFDAIFKEINK, from the coding sequence ATACGTCGTCTGGGGTTATCTGTTGCTACGGCAGCGCTGTTATTTTCTGGTGTAGCCTCGGCGGCTACCGAATTATTAAACGTGTCTTACGATCCGACGCGTGAGCTATACCAGCAATACAATGCGGCGTTTATCAAGCATTGGAAAGCGACCACGGGTGAAGATATCACCATCAAAAATTCACACGGCGGTTCTGGAAAGCAGGCGCGCTCGGTAATTGATGGTTTGCAGGCTGACGTGGTGACGCTGGCACTGGCTGGTGATATTGATGCATTAAACCTGAACCAACAGCTGATCGACCCTAAATGGCAGGCGCGTCTGCCTGACAACAGCACACCTTATACCTCCACCATCGTTTTTCTGGTACGCAAAGGCAATCCGAAGCAAATCAAAGACTGGAACGATCTGGTGAAGCCAGGCGTTGAAGTGATCACGCCAAACCCGAAAACCTCGGGTGGCGCACGTTGGAACTTCCTGGCTGCGTGGGCGTATGCCAAAGCGCAACCGGGTGGCAATGATGAAACCGCACTGAAATTTGTCACGGAATTGTATCGCCATGCGCCAGTACTGGATACCGGTGCGCGTGGAGCAACCATCAGCTTTGTACAGCGTCAGTTAGGCGATGTGCTGCTGGCATGGGAAAACGAAGCGTACCTGTCTCTGCAAGAGCAGGGCGGCGATCAGCTTGAGATCGTGACACCGTCTCTGTCGATTCTGGCTGAACCACCGGTTGCCGTTGTCGACAAAGTGGTTGAGCGTAAGGGAACGCAGAAGCAGGCTGAAGCTTATCTGCAATACCTCTACAGCGATGAAGCACAGCGCATCATTGGTAAAAATTTCTACCGCCCACGTAACGCCAAGATTGCCGAAGAGTTTAAAGATCAGTTTGCGCCAGTGAATCTGGTGACGATTGATAAGGATTTCGGCGGCTGGAAAGCGGCACAGGATAAATTCTTTAACGATGGCGGCGTGTTCGACGCAATCTTTAAAGAGATCAATAAGTAA
- a CDS encoding DoxX family protein — MISQLNQWFTRLTDHPDAGKLLLRLTVGILLLFHGVAKIEHGVGWIVQMLQGAGLPGFIAYGVYIGEVVAPILIILGVFTRISGLIAALTLVVATLMVGTGKFFTLTNVGAWALEVEALYFFAGIIIMLVGSGRYSIASNPAYR; from the coding sequence ATGATTTCTCAGTTGAATCAGTGGTTCACGCGTTTAACCGATCATCCTGATGCAGGTAAACTTTTACTGCGTTTAACCGTAGGTATTCTGCTGCTGTTTCACGGGGTAGCAAAAATTGAACACGGTGTGGGTTGGATCGTACAAATGCTGCAAGGCGCAGGACTGCCTGGTTTTATTGCTTATGGCGTTTATATCGGCGAGGTTGTTGCCCCAATCTTAATTATTCTGGGCGTATTTACCCGCATTTCCGGCCTGATTGCCGCACTGACGCTGGTTGTTGCGACACTGATGGTTGGCACCGGTAAATTCTTCACCCTGACCAACGTGGGTGCCTGGGCGTTAGAAGTCGAAGCTCTCTATTTCTTTGCGGGCATTATCATTATGCTGGTTGGCAGCGGTCGCTACTCTATTGCTTCCAACCCTGCTTATCGCTAA
- a CDS encoding sulfate/molybdate ABC transporter ATP-binding protein, which produces MSIEIRNINKQFGQFRALNEINLSIHSGELVALLGPSGCGKTTLLRIIAGLEQPDSGSIIFHGQDVSVHDVRKRNVGFVFQHYALFRHMTVFDNVAFGLRMKPKNIRPSKSEIEKKVHELLNLVQLDWLGDRYPEQLSGGQRQRIALARALIVEPSILLLDEPFGALDAKVRKELRRWLSQLHEDIDLTSVFVTHDQEEAMEVADRIVLMNKGVIEQIGTPAEVYNNPASEFVYHFLGDSNRLKVAQTEETILFRPHEVSLSVQAQDGYQAVTVRDIRPLGALTRLSLKLGEQSELIEAEVAKDDASLHGLQKGDVIQFKPKRYSHDWEI; this is translated from the coding sequence ATGAGCATTGAGATTCGCAATATTAATAAACAATTTGGCCAGTTCCGGGCGCTGAACGAGATTAATTTGTCGATCCACAGCGGCGAGCTGGTGGCGCTGCTGGGGCCATCGGGCTGTGGTAAGACCACGCTGCTGCGCATCATTGCTGGGCTGGAACAGCCCGATAGCGGTAGCATTATTTTTCACGGTCAGGACGTGTCCGTCCACGATGTGCGTAAGCGCAATGTGGGATTCGTCTTTCAGCACTACGCGCTGTTCCGCCATATGACGGTGTTCGATAACGTTGCGTTTGGGCTGCGAATGAAGCCGAAAAATATCCGGCCATCAAAGAGTGAAATCGAAAAGAAAGTACATGAGCTGCTAAATCTGGTGCAGTTGGACTGGCTGGGGGATCGCTATCCTGAACAGCTTTCCGGCGGCCAGCGCCAGCGTATCGCACTGGCGCGTGCGCTGATCGTTGAACCGAGCATCCTGCTGCTGGATGAACCCTTTGGCGCGTTGGATGCCAAGGTGCGTAAAGAGCTGCGTCGCTGGCTGTCTCAGCTACATGAGGATATCGATCTGACGTCGGTATTTGTGACGCACGATCAGGAAGAAGCGATGGAAGTCGCCGACCGCATCGTGCTGATGAACAAAGGTGTCATCGAACAAATTGGTACGCCGGCGGAAGTGTATAACAACCCGGCCAGCGAGTTTGTTTACCATTTCCTTGGCGACAGTAACCGGTTGAAAGTGGCGCAGACGGAAGAGACGATTCTGTTCCGTCCACATGAGGTATCGCTATCCGTTCAGGCTCAGGATGGCTATCAGGCGGTGACGGTGCGCGATATTCGCCCACTCGGAGCCTTAACGCGTCTGTCGCTGAAACTGGGCGAACAGTCGGAGCTGATTGAAGCAGAAGTCGCAAAAGATGATGCAAGCCTACACGGGCTACAGAAAGGCGATGTGATTCAGTTCAAACCCAAGCGTTACAGCCACGATTGGGAAATCTAA
- a CDS encoding alpha/beta hydrolase, with translation MIVFSLMVSASGVLPVRGQPTIPDMTEQAKAQFEIRHVDIKSNGHAYRLFIAQPHQPAPEGGYSILYMLDGNAQFPVAVNSYNAKNGAAPLIVAVGYPIDKPYDVPARTRDYTPPTTLTDPDFAAGGEAEAFYQFLQSTVKPWVEANYIVNKQKQTLAGHSFGGLFTLYTLFNHTESFQHYVAASPSIWWGNGVVIPARTPLLTTPPRSITITAGENEDEPAKMQAGKPVDEKRAERLSQRKMVERATALVAQLNEQGSKADFILFSGKGHGDVIPDAIGKAVAIAGQ, from the coding sequence ATGATTGTATTTTCTCTGATGGTATCTGCCTCTGGCGTGTTACCTGTTCGGGGCCAGCCGACCATTCCTGATATGACCGAACAAGCAAAAGCTCAATTTGAGATCAGGCACGTTGACATAAAAAGCAATGGGCATGCCTATCGGCTTTTCATCGCGCAGCCCCACCAACCTGCACCTGAAGGTGGTTATTCAATTCTGTACATGCTGGATGGCAATGCTCAGTTTCCCGTTGCCGTAAACAGCTATAATGCGAAAAACGGCGCAGCACCGCTGATCGTCGCCGTCGGTTATCCGATCGATAAGCCTTACGATGTTCCCGCCAGAACACGCGACTACACGCCACCGACAACCCTGACTGACCCAGATTTTGCCGCAGGCGGCGAAGCCGAAGCGTTTTATCAATTCCTGCAATCCACGGTAAAGCCTTGGGTTGAAGCAAACTACATCGTCAATAAGCAGAAACAAACGCTGGCTGGGCACTCTTTCGGCGGTCTGTTTACGCTCTATACGCTTTTTAACCACACCGAATCTTTCCAGCATTATGTTGCCGCAAGCCCGTCTATCTGGTGGGGAAATGGCGTTGTGATTCCGGCAAGAACGCCGCTGCTCACTACACCACCGCGGTCAATCACCATCACGGCAGGGGAAAATGAAGATGAGCCTGCCAAAATGCAGGCGGGTAAACCTGTTGATGAAAAGCGGGCTGAACGGCTCAGCCAAAGAAAAATGGTGGAAAGAGCAACGGCACTGGTCGCACAGCTAAATGAACAAGGTTCAAAAGCTGACTTTATTCTGTTTTCCGGTAAAGGGCACGGCGACGTGATCCCCGATGCCATTGGTAAAGCGGTTGCTATTGCCGGTCAATAA
- a CDS encoding TetR/AcrR family transcriptional regulator, whose amino-acid sequence MARVSKQQMERNREEIIQVSSQLFRERGLNGVSVNDLMAAAGLTHGGFYGHFASKDELVAIASRKALEDSASHWKEINQCSAQHDLRTLVEHYLSPTHRDSAKDGCALTALASDIARESEGKPVHEVYLSGVKIMLDRLESLSTIEDKAQRRLHALAQFSLLSGALTLARATAGDALSDDFLYAAKKALLDEA is encoded by the coding sequence ATGGCCCGTGTATCAAAGCAGCAGATGGAGCGTAATCGAGAGGAGATCATTCAGGTGTCTTCACAGCTCTTTCGTGAACGGGGCCTGAACGGTGTCAGCGTGAACGATTTGATGGCCGCAGCGGGGCTAACCCACGGCGGCTTTTATGGTCATTTTGCTTCTAAAGATGAGCTAGTCGCCATAGCCAGTCGCAAGGCGCTGGAAGATTCCGCTTCTCACTGGAAGGAGATAAACCAATGCTCAGCTCAACATGATTTGAGAACCTTGGTGGAACACTACCTTTCCCCTACTCACCGTGATAGTGCGAAGGATGGCTGTGCGCTCACCGCGCTAGCCAGCGACATAGCCAGAGAAAGTGAAGGCAAGCCGGTACACGAGGTTTATCTCAGCGGTGTCAAAATCATGCTGGATAGGCTGGAATCACTTTCCACAATAGAAGATAAAGCGCAGCGCAGGCTGCATGCTCTGGCACAATTTTCCCTGTTATCCGGCGCATTAACGCTGGCACGCGCCACTGCGGGTGATGCCTTGTCGGATGACTTTCTCTACGCCGCTAAAAAGGCGCTGCTTGACGAAGCCTGA
- a CDS encoding oxidoreductase, which yields MASDNVVALVTGASSGIGEAIAEQLALAGYTVYGTSRRGAQLGNKRFEMLSLDVTSDKSVKEAVSELIRREGRIDLLVNNAGFGLSPAGAEESSLEQAQAIFDTNFLGIVRMVQAVVPHMRQQRAGRVINIGSILGMVPMPYMALYAASKHAVEGYSEALDHELRTRGIRVSVIEPAYTKTQFEANNVLPDAMLDEYASVRRELGKVVKKAMENADDPAVVAKVVLKVARAKHPKIRYTSGTEAAHLALLRRFAPSLLDAGIRKSLRLDV from the coding sequence ATGGCGTCAGATAACGTCGTCGCGCTGGTTACTGGCGCTTCATCGGGGATTGGAGAGGCTATCGCGGAGCAGTTGGCGCTGGCGGGTTATACCGTATACGGAACCAGCAGGCGAGGTGCACAGTTAGGAAATAAACGGTTTGAAATGCTCTCTTTGGATGTGACCAGCGATAAGTCAGTGAAAGAGGCGGTGAGTGAACTTATTCGGCGAGAAGGGCGTATCGACCTGTTGGTGAACAATGCGGGTTTTGGACTGAGTCCGGCAGGTGCGGAAGAAAGTTCGCTTGAACAGGCTCAGGCGATCTTTGACACCAATTTTTTGGGCATTGTCAGGATGGTTCAGGCCGTTGTGCCTCACATGCGTCAGCAGAGGGCGGGGCGGGTCATCAATATCGGTTCTATTCTTGGTATGGTGCCGATGCCCTATATGGCACTTTATGCGGCCAGCAAGCATGCGGTCGAAGGCTATTCTGAAGCGCTGGACCATGAATTACGTACGCGTGGTATCCGGGTTTCCGTCATAGAACCGGCTTATACGAAGACGCAGTTTGAAGCGAACAATGTATTGCCGGATGCGATGCTGGATGAATATGCGTCTGTACGGCGCGAGTTAGGCAAAGTGGTGAAGAAGGCAATGGAAAATGCAGACGATCCGGCTGTCGTCGCCAAGGTTGTGCTAAAAGTGGCTCGTGCGAAACACCCGAAAATCCGCTATACGTCTGGTACGGAGGCAGCTCATCTGGCGTTATTGCGTCGATTTGCGCCGAGTCTCCTGGATGCTGGTATCCGTAAAAGCCTTCGGCTTGACGTATGA
- a CDS encoding NADH:flavin oxidoreductase: MSDDILFSPFTVKDLTLPNRIVMAPMTRGMAESGIPGPANAEYYRRRAEGGVGLILTEGTVVDRPASRNMPGIPFFHGEAALAGWDAVAQAVHAAGGRIGPQIWHTGSTHGRGWEPDAPVESPSGLVGPDEPRGVVMTEEDIADTVAAFARAAADAKRLGFDTLELHGAHGYLIDQFFWPGTNKRTDAFGGTTIRERSHFAAEVIRAVRAAVGQDFPLILRVSQWKQQDYSARLAASPQEMTDWLAPLVEAGVDVLHCSQRRFWEPEFPEIDGAEGLNFAGWAKKLTGAATISVGSVGLTSDFFAAFGGEGSGTAALDNLYARMEREEFDLIAVGRVLLSDAQWVQKVRSGQTDKLRGFDAADLAVLA, from the coding sequence ATGTCTGACGATATTCTGTTTAGCCCTTTCACGGTGAAAGATTTGACTCTTCCTAATCGCATCGTTATGGCTCCGATGACCCGGGGTATGGCGGAAAGCGGGATTCCCGGCCCGGCGAATGCGGAATATTACCGCCGCCGCGCCGAAGGGGGCGTAGGACTGATTCTGACGGAGGGGACGGTGGTCGATCGTCCCGCTTCGCGCAACATGCCAGGGATTCCGTTTTTCCACGGTGAGGCGGCGCTGGCAGGCTGGGATGCGGTGGCTCAAGCGGTGCATGCCGCTGGTGGTCGTATTGGGCCACAAATTTGGCATACGGGATCAACGCATGGCCGCGGCTGGGAACCGGATGCACCTGTTGAAAGCCCTTCAGGGCTGGTTGGCCCGGATGAGCCTCGCGGTGTGGTGATGACGGAAGAAGACATTGCCGATACCGTGGCGGCTTTCGCCCGTGCGGCAGCCGATGCCAAACGGCTGGGATTCGACACGCTGGAACTGCATGGCGCACATGGTTACCTGATCGATCAATTCTTCTGGCCAGGGACGAACAAGCGTACAGATGCTTTCGGTGGAACAACGATCCGTGAACGTTCTCACTTTGCCGCAGAGGTTATCCGTGCTGTCCGAGCGGCTGTCGGGCAGGACTTTCCACTGATCCTGCGTGTGAGTCAGTGGAAGCAGCAGGACTACAGCGCACGGCTTGCCGCCTCTCCACAGGAGATGACGGACTGGTTAGCACCACTGGTTGAGGCCGGAGTGGATGTTCTCCATTGTTCACAGCGCCGTTTCTGGGAGCCGGAATTTCCTGAGATTGACGGGGCAGAGGGGCTTAACTTCGCCGGTTGGGCGAAGAAGCTCACAGGCGCAGCGACAATCAGCGTGGGTTCGGTGGGGCTGACCTCAGACTTTTTTGCTGCATTTGGTGGCGAAGGTTCTGGTACAGCTGCGTTGGACAATCTGTATGCGCGAATGGAGCGCGAAGAGTTTGATTTGATCGCTGTCGGTCGGGTACTACTCTCTGATGCACAGTGGGTGCAAAAAGTGCGTTCTGGACAGACTGATAAATTACGCGGTTTTGATGCTGCGGATTTAGCCGTACTCGCGTGA
- the cysW gene encoding sulfate ABC transporter permease subunit CysW — translation MEQVISAQASAAKRKKQPAAYYILVSLAWVVFFLILVLPLMMVVTQGLDKGVGAFWDAITEPDAISALKLTLLATVISVPLNVVFGLATAWCVTKFEFRGKSFLLALIDLPFSVSPVVAGLVYVLLFGAQSKIYPFLLEHDLQIVYAVPGIVLATIFVTLPYVARELIPLMEEQGSQEEEAARLLGANGWQMFWHITLPNVKWALIYGVVLCTARAMGEFGAVSVISGHIRGLTNTLPLHIEILYNEYNIVAAFSVAILLLIMSLVVLLLRQWSESRLTKQIQKQQELAKNEH, via the coding sequence ATGGAACAGGTTATTTCCGCTCAGGCCAGCGCGGCTAAAAGAAAAAAACAGCCCGCAGCCTATTACATTCTGGTTTCATTAGCGTGGGTTGTTTTTTTCCTGATTCTGGTACTGCCGCTGATGATGGTGGTCACTCAGGGGCTGGATAAAGGCGTCGGCGCATTTTGGGATGCGATTACCGAACCGGATGCGATCTCTGCGCTTAAGTTGACGTTACTCGCGACCGTCATTTCCGTGCCGTTAAACGTGGTGTTTGGGCTGGCGACGGCATGGTGTGTGACGAAATTCGAATTTCGTGGCAAGAGCTTTCTGCTGGCGCTGATTGATTTGCCATTTTCCGTTTCCCCCGTGGTGGCGGGACTGGTGTATGTGCTGTTGTTTGGGGCGCAAAGCAAAATCTATCCCTTCCTGCTTGAACACGATTTGCAAATTGTTTACGCCGTGCCTGGCATCGTACTGGCGACAATTTTCGTCACGCTGCCTTATGTTGCCCGTGAGCTGATTCCGCTGATGGAAGAGCAGGGCTCGCAAGAAGAAGAAGCGGCGCGGCTGCTGGGGGCGAACGGCTGGCAAATGTTCTGGCACATTACGCTGCCGAATGTGAAATGGGCGCTGATTTACGGCGTGGTGCTGTGTACCGCGCGCGCGATGGGGGAATTTGGTGCCGTTTCCGTTATTTCCGGCCATATTCGCGGCCTGACTAACACGCTGCCGTTGCATATCGAAATTCTTTATAACGAGTACAACATCGTTGCGGCTTTCAGTGTGGCGATCCTGCTGCTAATTATGTCACTGGTCGTACTGTTACTGCGCCAGTGGAGTGAGAGCCGATTGACGAAGCAAATACAGAAACAACAGGAGTTGGCCAAAAATGAGCATTGA
- the cysT gene encoding sulfate ABC transporter permease subunit CysT — MSQRSSSVIPGFGLTLGFSLSYLGLIVLIPLAGMFLYASQLTFGQFWDLITSRQVLFSLRLSFGTALAAAFINGILGTLLAWVLVRYTFPGRKVIDAMIDMPFALPTAVAGIALTALYAPNGLIGSLFPFKIAYTGIGITLALIFVTLPFVVRTLQPVLADIPKEVEEAAACLGARPLQVFRHVLLPALLPAWLTGFALAFARGVGEYGSVVFIAGNIPFKTEILPLLIVSKLDQYDYKGATGIGVFMLLVSFIMLLLINVLQRRIQPKL, encoded by the coding sequence ATGTCACAACGTTCTTCCTCAGTGATTCCCGGTTTCGGGCTAACGTTAGGGTTTAGCCTGAGCTATTTAGGGTTAATTGTCCTCATTCCGTTGGCGGGGATGTTTTTGTATGCCAGCCAACTAACGTTCGGCCAGTTTTGGGATCTGATAACCAGCCGACAGGTGCTTTTCTCCCTGCGGCTTTCGTTTGGTACGGCACTGGCCGCGGCCTTTATTAACGGTATCCTTGGCACGCTGCTAGCGTGGGTACTCGTGCGTTATACTTTCCCCGGTCGTAAAGTGATCGATGCCATGATCGATATGCCCTTCGCGCTGCCAACCGCCGTGGCGGGGATTGCGCTGACGGCGTTGTATGCGCCGAATGGCCTGATTGGCTCGCTTTTTCCGTTCAAAATTGCCTACACCGGCATTGGCATCACGCTGGCGCTCATTTTCGTTACGCTGCCTTTCGTGGTCAGAACGTTGCAACCCGTGCTCGCCGATATTCCCAAAGAAGTGGAAGAAGCCGCTGCCTGCCTTGGCGCGCGCCCGCTTCAGGTTTTCCGCCATGTGCTGCTTCCTGCGCTGTTACCCGCCTGGCTGACGGGCTTTGCGCTGGCCTTTGCCCGCGGCGTCGGGGAGTACGGTTCCGTGGTGTTTATCGCGGGGAATATTCCGTTTAAAACCGAAATCCTGCCGCTGCTGATCGTCTCCAAGCTCGATCAGTATGATTACAAAGGCGCAACCGGGATCGGCGTGTTCATGCTGCTGGTTTCTTTCATTATGCTGCTGCTGATTAACGTGTTGCAGCGCCGCATTCAACCGAAACTGTAA
- a CDS encoding aldo/keto reductase, which yields MKYTTFGRNTGLRVSELALGTGNFGTGWGYGSEKEQAKQVFDRYANAGGNFIDTADAYQFGQSEQMVGEFIAADRDHFVVATKYTLSAMPEAGISRTGNSRKNMISSVENSLKRLNTDRIDVLWAHFDDQLTPLEEIVRTFDDLIRAGKIQYAGFSNFPAWRIARADTIAELRGWSRIAGIQVEYSLVQRTAERELLPMAEAIGLAATLWSPLGGGLLTGKYRQSKEGRLTGFGGRLVHTEQDTALLDEVFSVAQELNVLPIQIAIAWLRHKSARASTSQIPILGSRTLAQLDDTLLALDVTLSDDQVARLDKVSAISLGTPHDQIAATLPKAQGGDSSHLIAPWPPRA from the coding sequence ATGAAATACACAACGTTTGGGCGTAACACAGGCCTACGTGTCTCCGAGCTGGCCCTCGGAACAGGAAATTTTGGCACTGGTTGGGGCTATGGTTCTGAAAAAGAACAAGCGAAACAGGTCTTTGATCGTTATGCCAACGCGGGCGGTAATTTCATTGATACGGCAGATGCTTACCAGTTCGGTCAATCTGAGCAGATGGTTGGAGAATTCATTGCCGCCGACCGCGATCATTTTGTCGTGGCGACAAAATACACTTTAAGCGCCATGCCGGAAGCAGGAATATCTCGAACCGGCAATAGCCGTAAGAACATGATCTCATCTGTAGAAAACAGCCTTAAGCGACTGAACACCGATCGTATTGATGTGCTGTGGGCGCACTTTGATGACCAATTAACACCGCTGGAAGAGATTGTTCGTACTTTCGACGATCTCATTCGGGCAGGAAAAATCCAGTACGCAGGCTTCTCTAATTTCCCTGCCTGGCGCATTGCCCGAGCGGACACCATCGCAGAATTGCGCGGCTGGTCGCGAATTGCTGGTATTCAAGTGGAATACAGTCTGGTGCAGCGCACCGCAGAGCGGGAACTGTTGCCGATGGCTGAAGCGATAGGGCTGGCAGCAACGCTTTGGTCTCCACTGGGTGGCGGCCTGCTGACGGGCAAATACCGTCAAAGCAAAGAAGGCCGTCTGACCGGTTTTGGCGGAAGATTAGTGCATACCGAGCAAGACACCGCGTTGCTGGATGAGGTATTCAGCGTCGCGCAGGAACTAAACGTATTACCGATACAGATCGCTATCGCCTGGTTGCGCCACAAATCCGCCCGCGCCAGCACCAGCCAGATCCCCATTCTGGGTTCCCGCACTCTGGCGCAGTTGGACGATACGCTGCTCGCATTGGATGTCACGCTAAGCGACGATCAGGTCGCCCGTCTGGACAAAGTCAGTGCGATTTCACTGGGAACGCCGCACGATCAAATCGCGGCTACCTTGCCCAAGGCTCAGGGAGGCGACAGCTCCCATCTCATTGCACCGTGGCCACCACGTGCCTGA